The proteins below come from a single Candidozyma auris chromosome 3, complete sequence genomic window:
- the PHR1 gene encoding Phr1p has translation MWFLSALTATFVSLVSLAAAEDLPKIEVVGNKFFYSNNGSQFLIRGVAYQQNPMNTTGESQDKYVDPLADAEACKRDVKYLADAKTNVLRVYAVDPTKDHDECMKTFADAGIYIIADLSSPAESINRDSPAWDVNLYKRYTSVVDMFANYSNVLGFFAGNEVTNNRSNTDASPFVKAAVRDMKAYIKEKGWHYPVGYSSNDDAEIRTAIGDYFACGDDDAKADFFGVNMYEWCGDSSFEESGYEAQTKLYQNMTIPVFMSEYGCNRVKPRKFQEIGTIFSDKMTDVWSGGIVYMYFEEANKYGLVSTDGNSVSTMTDYSYYSEQMNKISPSLAKSDDVSVDKSKTFECPASAKTWQASPSLPPTPDEGICDCIQKSLKCVVSDDVDEDDYGELFGEVCGKLDSCDAVSVNGKNGTYGAVSFCSNKEKLSYIINQYYESQDGDKSACDFDGSASFAKSSNSESSCQAVVSSVSAHAQVTGSTSGASGAANVGSGSGSSGSGSSGSSEASSSSSSSKKSSGHISARVISKGELLAVGAMVMCFVGGFTTFFM, from the coding sequence ATGTGGTTCCTTTCAGCCTTGACGGCTACGTTCGTCTCCCTCGTGTCTCTCGCTGCCGCAGAAGATCTCCCTAAGATCGAGGTTGTGGGCAACAAATTCTTTTACTCCAATAACGGATCCCAGTTCTTGATCCGTGGTGTTGCCTACCAGCAAAACCCCATGAACACAACTGGCGAATCCCAGGATAAGTATGTCGATCCTCTTGCCGACGCTGAAGCTTGTAAGCGTGACGTGAAGTACCTTGCCGACGCCAAAACCAATGTCTTGAGAGTGTACGCCGTGGACCCAACCAAGGACCACGACGAGTGTATGAAGACTTTTGCCGATGCTGGCATCTACATTATTGCTGATCTTTCTTCCCCTGCCGAATCCATCAACAGAGACAGCCCTGCGTGGGACGTGAACTTGTACAAGCGTTACACTTCGGTGGTTGACATGTTTGCAAACTACTCCAACGTCTTGGGTTTCTTTGCTGGTAACGAGGTCACAAACAACAGATCCAACACTGACGCTTCTCCCTTTGTCAAGGCTGCCGTAAGAGACATGAAGGCCTACATTAAGGAGAAGGGCTGGCACTACCCCGTGGGCTACTCGTCCAATGACGACGCTGAGATCCGTACTGCCATTGGTGACTACTTTGCctgtggtgatgatgacgcCAAGGCCGATTTCTTTGGTGTCAACATGTACGAGTGGTGTGGTGATTCTTCTTTCGAAGAGTCCGGATACGAGGCCCAGACCAAGTTGTACCAGAACATGACCATTCCTGTGTTCATGTCGGAGTACGGCTGTAACAGAGTCAAGCCCAGAAAATTCCAAGAAATTGGCACGATCTTCTCCGACAAGATGACCGATGTCTGGTCTGGTGGTATTGTGTACATGTACTTTGAGGAAGCCAACAAATATGGTCTTGTTTCTACTGATGGCAACTCTGTTTCCACCATGACTGACTACTCATACTACTCTGAGCAGATGAACAAAATTTCGCCTAGCTTGGCCAAATCTGACGATGTCAGTGTTGACAAGTCAAAGACCTTCGAGTGCCCTGCCTCGGCCAAGACTTGGCAGGCTTCTCCAAGCTTGCCTCCAACCCCCGATGAGGGCATCTGTGACTGTATCCAGAAGTCTTTGAAATGTGTGGTTTCTGACGACGTTGACGAGGATGACTACGGTGAATTGTTCGGTGAGGTTTGTGGTAAGCTCGACAGCTGTGATGCTGTCAGCGTTAACGGTAAGAACGGTACCTACGGTGCAGTTTCTTTCTGCTCCAACAAAGAGAAATTGTCCTACATTATCAACCAGTACTATGAGCTGCAAGACGGCGACAAGTCTGCTTGTGACTTTGACGGTTCTGCGTCCTTTGCCAAGTCCCTGAATAGCGAGTCATCTTGTCAGGCTGttgtttcttctgtttCCGCTCACGCCCAGGTTACAGGTTCTACCTCGGGTGCCAGTGGTGCTGCTAACGTTGGTTCTGGTTCGGGCTCTTCTGGTTCCGGTTCTAGCGGCAGCTCTGAGGCTTCCTCtagctcttcttcctctaAGAAGAGTTCTGGTCACATTTCTGCCCGTGTCATTTCCAAAGGTGAGCTCCTTGCTGTGGGCGCCATGGTGATGTGCTTCGTCGGTGGCTTcaccactttcttcatgtAA
- the EFB1 gene encoding translation elongation factor 1 subunit beta, producing the protein MSFSDFSKVETLKSLNDFLADKSYVDGSAATQADVTVYKAFQKEFPQFARWFNHIASFTEEFESLPAGKAPAGGAAAAAEDDDDVDLFGSDDEVDEEAEKLKQERLAQYAAKKAAKGPKPAAKSIVTLEVKPWDDETNLDELLANVKAVEMDGLTWGAHQWIPVGFGIKKLQINLVIEDEKVSLDALQAQIEEDEDHVQSTDVAAMQKL; encoded by the exons ATGTCTTTCTCCGATTTCTCTAAGGTCGAAACCCTCAAGTCCTTGAACGACTTCTTGGCTGACAAGTCTTACGTCGATGG CTCCGCTGCCACTCAGGCTGACGTGACCGTCTACAAGGCTTTCCAGAAGGAGTTCCCTCAGTTCGCCAGATGGTTCAACCACATTGCCTCTTTCACTGAGGAGTTCGAGTCCTTGCCTGCTGGTAAGGCCCCagctggtggtgctgctgctgccgctgaggacgatgacgatgtcGACTTGTTCGGTTCTGACGACGAGGTTGACGAGGAGGccgagaagctcaagcagGAGAGATTGGCTCAGTACGCCGCCAAGAAGGCCGCTAAGGGCCCAAAGCCTGCTGCTAAGTCCATTGTCACCTTGGAGGTCAAGCCATGGGATGACGAGACCAACTTGGATGAGTTGTTGGCCAACGTCAAGGCCGTTGAGATGGACGGTTTGACCTGGGGTGCTCACCAGTGGATCCCTGTTGGTTTTGgtatcaagaagttgcagaTCAACTTGGTCATTGAGGACGAGAAGGTGTCTTTGGACGCTTTGCAGGCCCAGATcgaggaggacgaggacCACGTCCAGTCCACCGACGTTGCTGCCATGCAGAAGTTGTAA
- a CDS encoding telomerase inhibitor, protein MGLAGVKVKQRFGSDPRNTNWSNDTDRFGHQYLEKMGWKPGKGLGLVEHAMTSHVKVSIKTDNTGLGSKLAKKKKNDEFDSGECAGLDVFQRILGRLNGKEEQINNELKRQRRENIINGKWGIHFVKGDTLKSTWDADCKKLISGQSRKRSRSDPDSDSSDSKRSRRKESKKEKKKVNTDKKSKKEKTKKEDKPEKREKSEKKSKTKESSKMVKSDKKEKKSKSRSEEDDSKRSKKDRKSKEKKLKKGKSEDIEEVTRESMLKPREEVKQEIATRLSARAKWIKQKRASVMDAKALNEIFMVAN, encoded by the coding sequence ATGGGATTGGCTGGTGTCAAGGTGAAGCAGCGGTTTGGACTGGATCCAAGAAACACAAACTGGTCCAATGACACTGATAGGTTTGGCCATCAGTACCTCGAAAAAATGGGCTGGAAACCTGGCAAAGGTCTTGGTCTAGTAGAGCATGCCATGACATCTCACGTGAAAGTGTCAATAAAAACAGATAATACCGGTCTAGGTTCAAaacttgcaaagaagaagaaaaacgATGAGTTTGATAGCGGTGAGTGTGCGGGGCTTGATGTGTTTCAGCGGATCTTGGGTCGTTTAaatggaaaagaagagcagaTCAACAATGAGCTTaaaaggcaaagaagggAAAATATCATCAACGGAAAATGGGGAATCCATTTTGTCAAGGGTGACACCTTGAAGTCGACGTGGGACGCCGACTGTAAGAAACTTATAAGTGGTCAATCACGGAAGAGAAGTCGGAGTGATCCAGACAGTGATTCTAGCGATAGCAAGAGgtcgagaagaaaagagtctaagaaagagaagaagaaagtgaatactgacaagaagagtaagaaagaaaagaccaAAAAGGAAGATAAGCCAGAAAAGAGGGAAAAGTcggagaagaagctgaagacgAAAGAGAGTTCTAAGATGGTTAAGTCCGacaaaaaggagaagaaaagcaagcTGAGAAGCGAAGAGGACGACTCCAAAAGGCTGAAGAAGGACCGCAAATCTAAGgagaaaaagctcaagaaagGCAAGTCGGAGGATATCGAAGAAGTTACGCGAGAAAGCATGCTCAAGCCAAGAGAAGAGGTCAAACAGGAAATTGCCACGAGACTTTCCGCCCGTGCAAAGTGGATaaagcaaaagagagcTTCAGTGATGGACGCAAAAGCACTCAACGAGATCTTCATGGTTGCTAATTAG
- the ERG26 gene encoding sterol-4-alpha-carboxylate 3-dehydrogenase (decarboxylating), translating to MPGLNSVLLVGGAGFLGLHLVQQFYDHCPNTAIHVFDIRPIPENLSKYFTFDKSKIHFHQGDLTSEDDIEKAIEASKCEVIVHSASPMHGLGQEIYNKVNVVGTETLLKVAKRTPVRALIYTSSAGVIFNGQNVYNADESWPYPEVHMDGYNETKAIAEKAVMEANDPKTLITVCLRPAGIFGPGDRQLVPGLRAAARLGQSKFQLGDNNNLFDWSYAGNVADAHVIAAQKALDPKASEEIGGETFFITNDAPTYFWTLARTVWKADGHIDKYNIVLSRPVAIAAGYLSQFFSSLLKKEPGLTAFRARVTCATRYHDISKAKRLLGYKPAVSLEEGIQHTLDWIYETHEQN from the coding sequence ATGCCTGGACTCAACTCAGTTTTGCTTGTTGGTGGCGCTGGATTTCTTGGTTTACACCTCGTGCAACAGTTCTACGACCATTGTCCAAACACGGCCATTCACGTTTTCGACATTCGTCCGATCCCCGAGAACCTCTCCAAGTACTTTACTTTCGACAAGAGTAAAATTCACTTCCACCAAGGTGATTTGActtctgaagatgatatAGAGAAGGCCATTGAAGCCAGCAAATGTGAGGTGATCGTCCATTCAGCTTCTCCAATGCATGGTCTAGGCCAGGAAATCTACAACAAGGTGAACGTGGTAGGCACCGAGACGCTTTTGaaagttgcaaagagaACGCCTGTCAGAGCTTTGATCTACACTTCCTCTGCTGGTGTGATTTTCAACGGGCAAAATGTTTACAATGCCGATGAGTCGTGGCCATATCCCGAGGTGCACATGGATGGATATAACGAGACAAAGGCCATAGCCGAAAAGGCTGTGATGGAGGCCAATGACCCCAAAACTCTCATCACGGTGTGCTTGAGACCCGCAGGTATCTTTGGACCGGGAGACCGCCAGCTTGTTCCAGGCCTCAGGGCAGCTGCTCGTTTGGGTCAAAGTAAGTTCCAATTGGGCGACAACAACAACCTCTTCGACTGGTCGTACGCTGGCAATGTGGCTGATGCTCATGTGATTGCTGCTCAAAAGGCATTGGATCCAAAGGCCAGCGAAGAAATCGGCGGAGAGACGTTTTTCATCACGAACGATGCTCCAACCTACTTCTGGACGTTGGCCCGTACCGTTTGGAAAGCAGACGGCCACATTGATAAATACAACATTGTGTTGAGCAGGCCAGTGGCCATTGCGGCTGGGTACTTGTCTCAGTTTTTCTCATCGCTTTTAAAGAAAGAGCCCGGGCTCACTGCTTTCCGTGCCCGAGTAACTTGTGCTACACGTTATCATGACATTTCAAAAGCCAAAAGGCTCTTGGGTTACAAGCCAGCAGtctctcttgaagaaggtatCCAGCACACGCTTGACTGGATTTACGAGACACACGAGCAGAACTAA
- the PGA43 gene encoding Pga43p, which translates to MKLPSVLVLILPLSSALVAGEFGSYRNPNPRPLHKCDNTDMAMLAQCSNSVLAQLDDCKANDLACECCALQSMDSKCHRLCPGNPSANFLTVLVTDCAPLNDINACNLPFKKTDGDMRPMKMASKEPETTISVKSHLQDKSASRKQSWQPGSTLYSAYEDSDSDSDDSDSDEAVAPEPLLPTADEMLRPVVSPVENHTNVTVMSGASSASFTAHFTSVMGTVAIMWASSVFFIT; encoded by the exons ATGAAGCTCCCCCTGGTTCTTGTCCTCATTCTCCCGCTATCCTCGGCTCTTGTCGCTGGAGAGTTTGGCTCCTATCGAAACCCCAATCCTAGGCCTCTTCACAAATGTGACAATACCGATATGGCCATGTTGGCCCAGTGCAGCAACCTGGTGTTGGCACAGCTTGACGATTGCAAGGCCAACGACTTAGCGTGCGAGTGCTGTGCTTTGCAATCAATGGACTCCAAATGCCACAGATTGTGCCCCGGTAATCCTTCTGCCAACTTTCTTACTGTGTTGGTGACAGACTGCGCTCCCTTGAACGACATCAACGCTTGCAATCTTCCCTTCAAGAAAACCGACGGCGACATGAGgccaatgaagatggctcTGAAGGAGCCTGAAACCACCATTCTGGTAAAATCGCATCTTCAGGATAAGTCGGCTTCTAGAAAGCAACTGTGGCAACCGGGGTCTACACTTTACAGCGCCTACGAGGACTCGGACAGCGACTCGGACGACTCGGACAGCGACGAGGCAGTCGCTCCCGAGCCGTTGTTGCCTACCGCTGATGAAATGCTCCGGCCCGTGGTGTCCCCCGTCGAAAACCACACAAATGTCACAG TCATGTCAGGAGCTTCCAGTGCACTGTTTACTGCGCACTTCACCTCCGTGATGGGGACAGTGGCCATTATGTGGGCCTCGCTGGTGTTTTTCATCACCTAA
- a CDS encoding protein-lysine N-methyltransferase, translating to MDDDEPLQLSAHALEALQSFKQEEEARRKQFEQLYQQVASESENDAILEKSPTPAASIDVFPEDWQLSQFWYTDETAAILARALLQGADEDTVVCIASAPSVFAAIGKLKPEEVPTKHVYLLEYDQRFKVLAPGRFYAYDYTTPDDVPEKLYKKCHRLLIDPPFLEEECQTKSAQAARNLLAEDDGALTKTGDKRFKLISSTGERMRELILKHYPETRMTDFHPQHKNGLSNEFSCYASFECEHWKFVQDH from the coding sequence atggaCGACGACGaacctcttcaactctcAGCGCACGCGCTTGAAGCCCTCCAGCTGTTCAAGCAGGAGGAAGAGGCCCGCAGAAAGCAGTTTGAGCAGTTGTACCAGCAAGTAGCGCTGGAGAGCGAGAACGACGCAATCTTGGAAAAACTGCCCACTCCAGCAGCTTCCATCGATGTTTTCCCCGAAGACTGGCAACTTTCACAATTTTGGTACACTGACGAAACTGCCGCCATTTTGGCCAGGGCCCTTTTGCAGGGAGCTGATGAGGATACTGTGGTGTGCATTGCTCTGGCACCATCAGTATTCGCAGCAATTGGTAAGTTGAAGCCAGAGGAAGTGCCCACCAAGCATGTGTATCTTTTGGAGTATGACCAGCGATTCAAAGTTCTAGCACCAGGCAGATTTTATGCGTATGATTATACGACTCCCGACGATGTGCCCGAAAAACTATACAAGAAATGCCATCGTCTTCTCATTGACCCACCATTCCTCGAAGAAGAGTGCCAGACGAAACTGGCACAGGCTGCACGGAACTTGCTTGCGGAGGATGACGGAGCCTTAACAAAGACCGGGGACAAGAGGTTCAAGCTTATTTCGTCCACTGGGGAAAGAATGAGAgagttgatcttgaagcatTACCCAGAGACGAGAATGACAGACTTCCACCCGCAGCACAAGAACGGCTTGAGCAACGAGTTCTCCTGCTACGCCAGTTTTGAGTGTGAACACTGGAAGTTTGTACAAGACCACTGA
- a CDS encoding transcription factor TFIIIC subunit TFC3 gives MSFTCTPGQLVAHVISNLAVSDGISLPDLWKLVAAKSLSSTIDNLQKNIVWSALMGSSNGLIAIKVGADRSRDVPLTPNFTFGNLLLHGTEPEIFLVATEKCQFMYLTGTENYHALKTSLGDLPVQLLRVVARHGSKGILNADLARESGQDIRSLRVRLLKLEQAGLVVTKAVFIDKKHTTQSWHTKFAPASATTDNGEAEEDLETSRDVSKLRRLIVDAVQEAPNQLRGFSDLRKELKLDGSPQASKFFRYVCLRLHQTGYVEKVTVELPETKQRVYALKFIKPLPKDIDDIDTGLEDLNAELDDSDQDDDSVQQEEQTKTPLYNKIFPQFNQFFQQIYDRGETGITSGEIVKTLLGTNDYRPYARLFEALPSYLSNGKSLKACKKYVDPYDDYTISKLYDNEGKLKFYRYFVKQFCHETKPDPKLPPKPRVSKDSIITLNKKLHASLGKTSDAALLEKKRRMFEISGQSQKRPRIEKKSPALPTPELTGDFSDERPRRRRRANVSYNVDDQFYEIDEGSEDEYTPQPDEAMEDSSPEPSPEEVASAATEVANGSEDTLSSTHLPRFESKARKPTKTRTASPQVYRVEGSARSMQRRKHLLDIIREAGGATYSSSILCKKIDERMNNSTLTDIKTLARDVIACTKSNELEIRKVSVNVGEQQVEKKILLLTKPEDRPSEERLEELREEFAAFQSRKEIKQFQKRLIQSDMTLYVEKPSVKKASALTRKKRGKNRLRALGDDQGESLVKTEPHDDLIQENEDVLSHLKRTRRARKMTASGAGETPRVSAKRGRRNIKMERSEALQLFRAVAISKAFSREAIDFDRIAQLFPDKDGQTIKQKWGTVRRSFGGADVVSQGVQTFQQMLMSGIADGSITEQHLTQGNLEFFLEYWREYDSNFDLNSLEGMPLFNSYERNSREYSFAKEEPQDISLAEKIEDISMRQKESVLCQHIFARASQKPLQEKRYEELRSVLKSIFYTEEENVDMQVLTGIMKKYGESEVEAATKALIHDREVLFLKIDEQSKFVLGEKFRNALNPKVFTTAFFKSAASFKEILVSLSAANNGLILSHGVMPGEMATLLQLISDGEIEVVRVDRHLRFESYESRLIDKDQLSCDLILKCDVSRVKETKPNPVAIPFEGPCNPIWFDLNAQLHRSLWIDLITTILNYIIFKPGLTDEYLFAKMNSVLNVKSFQYIMNWLVESECIIPLESHGYLPTNKWQYILGSA, from the coding sequence ATGTCTTTCACGTGTACACCAGGACAATTGGTGGCCCACGTGATCTCTAACTTGGCGGTTTCCGATGGCATTCTGCTTCCAGACCTATGGAAGCTTGTCGCTGCCAAATCCTTGTCCTCCACCATCGACAACCTTCAGAAAAACATCGTGTGGTCGGCTCTTATGGGCTCCTCGAATGGCCTTATAGCCATCAAGGTCGGCGCTGACCGCAGTCGTGATGTTCCATTGACGCCGAATTTCACTTTTGgaaatcttctccttcatgGAACCGAACCagagatcttcttggtggcTACTGAGAAGTGCCAGTTCATGTACTTGACTGGAACGGAAAACTACCATGCCTTAAAAACTAGCTTGGGTGATCTTCCCGTTCAGTTGCTACGTGTGGTTGCTAGACATGGGTCTAAGGGCATTTTAAACGCTGATTTGGCTAGAGAGTCCGGACAAGATATTCGTTCGCTTCGAGTAAGACTACTCAAGCTTGAACAAGCAGGTCTAGTTGTCACCAAAGCAGTCTTCATCGATAAAAAACATACCACCCAATCATGGCATACGAAGTTTGCTCCAGCAAGCGCTACTACGGATAATGgtgaagctgaagaagacctTGAAACTTCGCGTGACGTATCCAAGCTCAGGAGATTAATTGTGGATGCTGTGCAAGAAGCACCCAACCAGCTACGAGGGTTTTCCGACTTGCGCAAGGAACTCAAGCTCGATGGCTCGCCACAGGCATCCAAATTTTTCCGGTACGTGTGCCTACGGCTACATCAAACGGGATATGTTGAAAAAGTCACTGTGGAGCTTCCGGAAACTAAGCAGAGAGTCTACGCACTTAAGTTTATAAAGCCGCTTCCGAAGGACATTGACGACATTGATACAGGTTTGGAAGATCTAAACGCAGAGTTAGATGACTCGGACCAAGATGACGACTCAGTccagcaagaagaacagaCAAAGACGCCCCTTTACAATAAAATCTTTCCGCAATTCAATCAATTCTTCCAGCAAATTTACGATAGAGGTGAAACTGGAATAACCAGTGGTGAAATTGTCAAAACGTTGCTTGGGACAAATGATTACAGACCGTATGCCAGGCTCTTCGAGGCCCTACCTAGCTATTTGAGCAATGGCAAGTCGCTAAAAGCCTGCAAAAAATACGTCGATCCCTATGACGATTACACCATCTCGAAACTATACGACAACGAAGGCAAACTCAAGTTTTACAGGTACTTTGTAAAGCAATTTTGTCACGAGACAAAACCCGATCCTAAACTTCCTCCGAAGCCAAGGGTCTCAAAGGATTCCATTATCACTTTAAATAAAAAGCTTCACGCTTCACTCGGTAAGACATCCGACGCAGCCCTTttagaaaagaaaagaagaatgttCGAAATCAGCGGCCAATCCCAAAAAAGACCGAGAATCGAGAAAAAGTCACCGGCATTACCAACGCCTGAGCTTACCGGAGATTTCCTGGATGAAAGACCCAGACGCCGTCGTAGAGCGAATGTCTCGTATAATGTCGATGATCAATTCTATGAGATCGATGAAGGGCTGGAAGATGAGTATACCCCCCAGCCCGACGAAGCCATGGAAGACTCCCTGCCTGAACCTTCCCCGGAGGAAGTCGCTCTGGCAGCTACCGAGGTGGCCAATGGATCGGAGGACactctttcatcaactcaCTTACCGCGATTCGAAAGTAAAGCCAGGAAACCCACGAAAACACGAACTGCTCTGCCACAAGTCTATAGAGTTGAGGGCTCAGCTCGGTCTATGCAAAGACGTAAACATCTTCTCGATATAATCAGGGAAGCCGGCGGTGCAACCTACAGCAGCTCAATTTTGTGCAAAAAAATCGATGAGCGTATGAACAATTCAACTTTGACGGATATCAAGACATTAGCCCGCGACGTCATTGCTTGCACAAAAAGTAATGAGTTGGAAATTCGGAAGGTATCTGTGAACGTCGGAGAGCAACaagtggagaagaagattttaTTGCTCACAAAGCCTGAGGACAGGCCCTCTGAAGAAAGATTGGAGGAATTGAGAGAGGAATTTGCAGCTTTTCAATCTCGCAAGGAAATTAAGCAGTTCCAAAAGCGGCTCATTCAGCTGGACATGACGCTTTATGTCGAGAAACCTAGCGTCAAGAAGGCTAGCGCACTCACGCGCAAAAAGAGAGGTAAGAATCGTCTACGGGCTTTGGGAGATGACCAAGGTGAAAGCTTGGTCAAAACTGAGCCTCATGATGATCTTATTCAGGAGAATGAAGACGTGCTTTCACATCTTAAGCGTACAAGGAGAGCGAGAAAGATGACTGCGTCGGGCGCCGGAGAAACGCCTCGGGTGTCTGCCAAGCGAGGGAGAAGGAATATAAAGATGGAGAGGTCTGAAGcgcttcaacttttcagAGCCGTTGCTATATCCAAAGCATTTTCTAGAGAGGCTATTGACTTTGATCGTATCGCTCAATTGTTTCCCGATAAGGACGGTCAAACGATAAAGCAAAAGTGGGGAACAGTGAGACGGCTGTTCGGCGGCGCTGATGTTGTGTCTCAAGGAGTACAGACATTCCAACAGATGCTCATGCTGGGTATCGCGGATGGACTGATTACTGAACAGCACCTTACACAAGGCAATTTGGAGTTCTTTCTTGAATACTGGCGTGAATATGATTCCAACTTTGATTTGAACTCTCTTGAAGGGATGCCTTTATTTAATTCATACgaaagaaactcaagagAATATTCATTTGCGAAGGAGGAGCCTCAAGATATAAGTCTTGCGGAGAAAATCGAGGATATCTCTATGCGACAAAAAGAATCTGTTTTGTGTCAACATATTTTTGCCCGAGCTAGTCAAAAACCACTCCAGGAGAAGCGTTACGAGGAACTTCGCTCTGTACTCAAATCAATATTTTATACCGAGGAGGAGAATGTCGATATGCAAGTATTGACTGGAAtaatgaagaagtatggTGAAAGCGAAGTGGAGGCAGCTACCAAAGCGTTGATTCATGATCGAGAAGTTCTATTTCTTAAGATAGATGAGCAATCCAAGTTTGTGTTGGGTGAGAAGTTCCGCAATGCGCTTAATCCAAAAGTTTTCACCACagcatttttcaaaagtgCTGCATCGTTCAAAGAGATACTCGTGTCATTATCAGCAGCTAATAACGGTCTCATTTTGTCACATGGAGTGATGCCTGGTGAAATGGCAactcttttgcaattgatcTCGGACGGAGAAATCGAAGTTGTCAGAGTTGATCGCCATTTACGGTTCGAGAGTTATGAGTCCCGATTAATAGACAAGGACCAGTTGTCTTGTGATCTCATCTTGAAATGTGACGTCTCCAGGGTAAAGGAGACAAAGCCGAATCCGGTGGCCATACCGTTCGAAGGCCCCTGTAATCCGATATGGTTTGACTTAAATGCCCAATTGCATAGATCATTGTGGATCGatctcatcaccaccatATTGAACTACATCATCTTTAAGCCAGGGTTGACTGATGAATACCTTTTCGCTAAGATGAACCTGGTACTCAACGTTAAGAGCTTCCAGTACATCATGAATTGGCTTGTGGAAAGCGAGTGCATCATCCCCTTGGAGAGCCACGGCTACCTTCCCACTAACAAATGGCAGTATATTCTAGGCTCCGCCTAA